In Streptomyces sp. NBC_00569, a single genomic region encodes these proteins:
- a CDS encoding CpaF family protein, with amino-acid sequence MSLRSRVTVREEPGPSRDDGLVAVYRAKLLEEIDLAEMSSLAAADRRVRLERVLGHIISREGPVLSSSERSQLVRRVVDEALGLGVLEPLLADASITEIMVNGPDAIFVERAGRVEQLPLRFASQEQLMQTIERIVSTVNRRVDESNPMVDARLPTGERVNVIIPPLSLTGATLTIRRFPRAYTLPELIGLGSLDEQMLMLLSAFVRARFNVIVSGGTGSGKTTLLNALSGLIPPHERIITIEDSAELQLQQDHVIRLESRPPNVEGKGQITIRDLVRNSLRMRPDRIIVGEVRGGETLDMLQAMSTGHDGSLATVHANAAEDALMRLQTLGSMSEVQIPFEALKDQINSAVDVLVQLTRHADGSRKVTEIALLVSHGREQFRISTVSRFVPHPLGHDHRVRGSFEHLPLPRRVAERLYVANEPIPPAFGVLDGIDGRNTREAIG; translated from the coding sequence ATGAGCCTGCGATCAAGGGTGACGGTCCGCGAGGAGCCCGGTCCTTCCCGCGACGACGGCCTCGTCGCCGTCTACCGCGCGAAGCTCCTGGAGGAGATCGACCTGGCCGAGATGTCGTCCCTCGCGGCGGCCGACCGGCGGGTCCGTCTCGAACGCGTCCTCGGCCACATCATCAGCCGCGAGGGCCCGGTCCTCTCCTCCTCCGAACGCAGCCAGCTGGTCCGCCGCGTCGTCGACGAGGCGCTCGGGCTCGGCGTGCTGGAACCCCTTCTCGCCGACGCGTCCATCACCGAGATCATGGTCAACGGCCCGGACGCGATCTTCGTGGAACGTGCCGGGCGCGTGGAGCAGCTCCCTCTGCGCTTCGCCTCGCAGGAACAGCTCATGCAGACCATCGAGCGCATCGTCTCCACGGTGAACCGGCGCGTCGACGAGTCGAACCCGATGGTCGACGCCCGCCTGCCCACCGGCGAGCGCGTCAACGTGATCATCCCGCCGCTGTCCCTCACCGGCGCCACCCTCACGATCCGCCGCTTCCCGCGCGCCTACACCCTGCCCGAGCTGATCGGCCTCGGCTCGCTCGACGAGCAGATGCTGATGCTGCTGTCCGCGTTCGTCCGCGCCCGCTTCAACGTCATCGTGAGCGGCGGTACGGGCTCCGGGAAGACCACCCTCCTCAACGCGCTCTCCGGCCTCATCCCGCCCCACGAGCGCATCATCACCATCGAGGACTCGGCGGAGCTCCAGCTCCAGCAGGACCATGTGATCCGCCTCGAATCGCGGCCCCCGAACGTCGAGGGCAAGGGCCAGATCACCATCCGCGACCTGGTCCGCAACTCCCTGCGCATGCGCCCCGACCGCATCATCGTCGGCGAGGTCCGGGGCGGCGAGACCCTCGACATGCTGCAGGCCATGTCGACCGGCCACGACGGCTCGCTCGCCACCGTCCACGCGAACGCCGCCGAGGACGCCCTCATGCGCCTGCAGACCCTCGGGTCCATGTCCGAGGTGCAGATCCCGTTCGAGGCGCTCAAGGACCAGATCAACTCGGCTGTCGACGTCCTCGTCCAGCTCACCCGGCACGCCGACGGCTCGCGCAAGGTCACCGAGATCGCCCTGCTGGTCTCGCACGGCCGCGAGCAGTTCAGGATCTCGACGGTCTCCCGCTTCGTGCCGCACCCGCTCGGCCACGACCACCGCGTGCGCGGCAGCTTCGAGCATCTGCCGCTGCCGCGCCGCGTGGCCGAGCGCCTGTACGTCGCGAACGAGCCGATCCCGCCGGCGTTCGGCGTGCTGGACGGCATCGACGGACGCAACACGAGGGAGGCCATCGGATGA
- a CDS encoding TadE/TadG family type IV pilus assembly protein: protein MDGARRPRTENGPRRSLRTDDRGVSILEFAGFLPFLLLIGMAAIQLGLVGYSANQAGSGARAAARVQSQGGDGTGAGQAAMSGWLDADVDAGGGGGDTTTATVTVHVPVLVPFLDDRWDVRRTATMPNDRDPEGG, encoded by the coding sequence ATCGACGGCGCCCGGCGCCCGCGCACGGAGAACGGCCCCCGCCGCAGCCTGCGCACCGACGACCGAGGCGTCTCCATCCTCGAGTTCGCCGGGTTCCTGCCCTTCCTCCTCCTCATCGGCATGGCGGCCATCCAGCTCGGCCTCGTCGGCTACAGCGCGAACCAGGCCGGTTCCGGCGCCCGGGCCGCCGCCCGCGTGCAGTCGCAGGGCGGCGACGGCACCGGCGCCGGGCAGGCCGCGATGAGCGGCTGGCTCGACGCGGACGTCGACGCCGGAGGCGGAGGCGGCGACACGACCACCGCCACCGTCACCGTGCACGTCCCGGTCCTCGTCCCGTTCCTGGACGACCGGTGGGACGTACGGCGCACCGCCACCATGCCGAACGACCGTGACCCGGAAGGGGGTTGA
- a CDS encoding AAA family ATPase, which produces MSIRILPAVGDLDAARSLVTLLGQLPDAEPAPPVADSTALLDTLARLAAESLDELPEVVLVHERIGPVPALELIRDLVLRFPAVGVVLATADTSPALLTAAMDSGARGIVGFPLGYDALAERVQAAASWSGGMRRHLGTGGELAITAGASGGRVVTVTGAKGGVGATVTAVQLALAAQASGRSVALLDLDLQSGDVASYLDVQFRRSVADLAAIHDITPRVLQDAVFTHETGLGLLLAPSDGERGEEVTDRVARQVVQALRSRYDLVVIDCGTQMGSANAAAVELADQAILLVTPDVVAVRAAKRMIRMWDRLQIRKAEETVTVINRHARGSEITASLVERVTGTRVARASVPAGFKELQGAVDAGRMQDLDSRSTVKQALWGLAGELGLVDAAAQEPGRRARRRGGDKGAVTLEFAGMFPLLLVVMGLLWQCVLYGYTYSLAGNAADEAARAATSAEAGSGDTAGACQTAGEKNLPGAWQGAAITCGPDGSVMKATVRLEVPVFFPGIDAGWTVKGEAGAAREDDQGVTP; this is translated from the coding sequence GTGAGCATCCGTATTCTTCCCGCGGTGGGAGACCTGGACGCCGCCCGGTCCCTGGTCACGCTGCTCGGGCAGCTGCCCGATGCCGAGCCCGCGCCGCCCGTCGCCGACTCCACCGCTCTCCTCGACACCCTCGCCCGGCTCGCCGCCGAGTCGCTCGACGAGCTGCCCGAGGTCGTCCTCGTCCACGAGCGGATCGGGCCCGTCCCCGCCCTGGAACTGATCCGGGACCTCGTCCTGCGCTTCCCGGCCGTCGGCGTCGTCCTCGCCACCGCCGACACCAGCCCCGCGCTGCTCACCGCCGCGATGGACTCGGGCGCGCGCGGCATCGTCGGGTTCCCCCTCGGGTACGACGCGCTCGCCGAGCGCGTGCAGGCCGCCGCGTCCTGGTCTGGCGGCATGCGCAGACACCTCGGCACCGGCGGCGAGCTGGCGATCACTGCCGGCGCGTCCGGCGGCCGCGTCGTCACCGTCACCGGCGCTAAGGGCGGCGTCGGCGCCACCGTCACCGCCGTCCAACTCGCCCTCGCCGCACAGGCGTCGGGCCGCTCGGTCGCGCTCCTCGACCTCGACCTGCAGTCCGGTGACGTCGCGTCGTACCTCGACGTCCAGTTCCGCCGCTCGGTCGCCGACCTCGCCGCCATCCACGACATCACCCCGCGCGTCCTCCAGGACGCCGTCTTCACCCACGAGACCGGCCTCGGCCTCCTGCTCGCGCCGTCCGACGGCGAGCGCGGCGAGGAGGTCACCGACCGCGTGGCCCGCCAGGTCGTGCAGGCGCTGCGCAGCCGCTACGACCTCGTGGTCATCGACTGCGGTACGCAGATGGGGTCCGCGAACGCGGCGGCCGTCGAACTCGCCGACCAGGCAATCCTGCTGGTGACGCCCGACGTCGTCGCCGTACGCGCCGCGAAGCGCATGATCCGTATGTGGGACCGCCTCCAGATCCGCAAGGCCGAGGAGACCGTCACCGTCATCAACCGCCACGCGCGCGGATCCGAGATCACCGCGTCGCTCGTGGAGCGTGTGACGGGCACCCGGGTCGCGCGTGCCAGCGTGCCCGCCGGGTTCAAGGAGCTTCAGGGCGCGGTCGACGCGGGCCGTATGCAGGACCTCGACAGTCGGTCGACGGTGAAGCAGGCGCTGTGGGGGCTCGCGGGCGAGCTCGGCCTGGTCGACGCCGCCGCGCAGGAACCCGGCCGCCGCGCCCGCCGCCGCGGCGGCGACAAGGGTGCGGTCACCCTGGAGTTCGCGGGCATGTTCCCGCTGCTGCTCGTGGTGATGGGCCTGCTGTGGCAGTGCGTTCTGTACGGGTACACGTACTCGCTCGCCGGGAACGCGGCTGACGAGGCGGCCAGGGCCGCGACCTCCGCCGAGGCCGGGAGCGGCGACACGGCGGGCGCGTGCCAGACCGCGGGCGAGAAGAACCTGCCCGGCGCGTGGCAGGGCGCCGCCATCACCTGCGGGCCCGACGGATCGGTGATGAAGGCGACCGTGCGGCTGGAGGTGCCGGTGTTCTTCCCCGGGATCGACGCCGGGTGGACCGTCAAGGGTGAGGCGGGCGCCGCGAGGGAGGACGACCAGGGGGTCACGCCGTGA
- the cpaB gene encoding Flp pilus assembly protein CpaB has protein sequence MNSRQRRGVILLVISALCAVGAFAGVLSVIRDVNSKVGPEVAAYRLKDDVAPYKELTADRFEKVEMPERWLSKTAVTSLSQIRGKIAVTTLKKGSLLQTDMIVARPQLRDGQQEIAIMIDAETGVAGKITPGSKVNIYATFKAANEKAKDQSKVIVENAEVMDVGKLTPIDEQGGDNGRRRQGEAVPITFALDPADAQRVAYAESFATHVRLALVAAGSDAAVPPGDRSYTLDEDK, from the coding sequence ATGAACTCACGTCAGCGTCGCGGCGTCATCCTGCTGGTCATCTCGGCCCTGTGCGCCGTCGGCGCCTTCGCCGGGGTGCTCTCGGTGATCCGCGACGTGAACTCGAAGGTGGGCCCGGAAGTCGCGGCGTACCGGCTGAAGGACGATGTCGCGCCCTACAAGGAGCTGACCGCCGACCGGTTCGAGAAGGTCGAGATGCCCGAGCGGTGGCTGTCGAAGACCGCCGTGACCAGCCTCAGTCAGATCCGCGGCAAGATCGCCGTCACGACGCTGAAGAAGGGCTCCCTGCTCCAGACCGACATGATCGTCGCCCGGCCCCAGCTCAGGGACGGACAGCAGGAGATCGCCATCATGATCGACGCCGAGACCGGGGTCGCCGGGAAGATCACGCCCGGGTCGAAGGTCAACATCTACGCCACCTTCAAGGCCGCCAACGAGAAGGCCAAGGACCAGTCCAAGGTCATCGTCGAGAACGCGGAGGTCATGGACGTCGGCAAGCTCACGCCCATCGACGAGCAGGGCGGCGACAACGGCCGGCGCCGCCAGGGCGAGGCGGTGCCGATCACCTTCGCCCTCGATCCCGCCGACGCGCAGCGCGTCGCGTACGCGGAGTCGTTCGCGACCCACGTCCGGCTCGCCCTCGTCGCCGCCGGCAGCGACGCGGCCGTCCCGCCGGGCGACCGTTCGTACACCCTCGACGAGGACAAGTAG
- a CDS encoding chitinase, with protein sequence MARATTEPARKRSFLAAALTTLALALTGTATATADPAGAAAAPPAHAVTGYWQNFDNGATVQKLSDVPGDYDIIAVAFADATTTPGAVDFTLDSAGLGGYTEAAFKADIKAKQAAGKSVVISIGGQNGTVSINDSTSATNFANSVSSLMQEYGFNGVDIDLENGLNSTYMSQALKSIAAKAGSDFVLTMAPQTIDMQSTSNEYFKTALAVKDILTVVNMQYYNSGSMLGCDGKVYSQGSVDFLTALACIQLEGGLAPSQVGLGVPASTSAAGSGYVSPSVVNAALDCLTKGTNCGSFKPSKTYPGLRGAMTWSTNWDASTGNGWSSTVGPHVHSL encoded by the coding sequence ATGGCACGTGCGACGACAGAACCCGCGCGGAAGCGTTCATTCCTGGCGGCGGCGCTGACCACTCTGGCCCTGGCCCTGACCGGCACGGCGACGGCCACCGCGGACCCCGCCGGGGCGGCCGCGGCGCCCCCGGCCCACGCCGTCACCGGCTACTGGCAGAACTTCGACAATGGCGCGACGGTCCAGAAGCTCAGCGACGTACCCGGCGACTACGACATCATCGCGGTGGCGTTCGCCGACGCGACGACGACACCGGGCGCGGTCGACTTCACGCTCGACTCGGCGGGTCTCGGCGGCTATACGGAGGCCGCGTTCAAGGCGGACATCAAGGCGAAGCAGGCGGCCGGCAAGTCGGTCGTCATCTCGATAGGCGGCCAGAACGGCACGGTCTCCATCAATGACTCGACGTCCGCGACGAACTTCGCGAACTCGGTCTCCTCGCTGATGCAGGAATACGGCTTCAACGGTGTCGACATCGACCTCGAGAACGGCCTGAATTCGACATACATGTCGCAGGCGCTGAAATCCATTGCCGCAAAGGCGGGTTCGGACTTCGTCCTGACGATGGCGCCGCAGACGATAGACATGCAGTCGACGTCGAACGAGTACTTCAAGACCGCACTCGCCGTGAAGGACATTCTCACGGTCGTCAACATGCAGTACTACAACAGCGGTTCGATGCTCGGCTGCGACGGCAAGGTCTACAGCCAGGGTTCGGTCGACTTCCTGACCGCGCTCGCCTGCATCCAGCTGGAGGGCGGCCTGGCCCCGTCCCAGGTAGGCCTGGGTGTCCCGGCCTCCACGAGCGCGGCGGGCAGCGGCTACGTGTCCCCGTCCGTGGTCAACGCGGCCCTGGACTGCCTGACCAAGGGCACGAACTGCGGCTCCTTCAAACCGTCGAAGACGTACCCGGGCCTGCGCGGCGCGATGACATGGTCGACGAACTGGGACGCGTCGACGGGCAACGGCTGGTCATCGACGGTGGGCCCCCACGTACACAGCCTCTGA
- a CDS encoding VOC family protein: MPTSPVPEAYRNAVVAHIMIDGAAAAIDFYAEAFGAVELFRIDGPDGRVVHAEVGVAGSTIMLGDAEGPLFRAPTAAGGTTVGLHVFVDDVDALARRAVAAGAKLLQSPADQFHGDRTAILRDPFGHVWVFLTHLEDLTPDEITRRARDLFR; this comes from the coding sequence ATGCCCACGAGCCCCGTTCCCGAGGCCTACCGCAACGCCGTGGTCGCCCACATCATGATCGACGGCGCCGCTGCCGCGATCGACTTCTACGCCGAAGCGTTCGGAGCTGTAGAGCTGTTCCGTATCGACGGCCCGGACGGTCGAGTCGTGCATGCGGAGGTCGGCGTCGCAGGGTCGACGATCATGCTGGGTGACGCGGAGGGGCCGTTGTTCCGCGCACCGACCGCCGCCGGCGGAACCACCGTGGGGCTGCACGTCTTCGTCGACGACGTCGATGCGCTCGCACGGCGGGCCGTGGCGGCCGGTGCGAAGCTGCTGCAGTCGCCGGCCGACCAGTTCCACGGCGACCGCACAGCCATACTGCGAGACCCCTTCGGGCACGTCTGGGTCTTCCTCACGCATCTGGAGGACCTGACCCCGGACGAGATCACGCGCCGAGCCCGGGATCTCTTCCGCTGA